A genome region from Coffea arabica cultivar ET-39 chromosome 7e, Coffea Arabica ET-39 HiFi, whole genome shotgun sequence includes the following:
- the LOC113701676 gene encoding calmodulin-binding transcription activator 3-like: MAESRRYALGAQLDIEQILLEAQHRWLRPAEICEILRNYQKFRIAPEPPNRPPSGSLFLFDRKVLRYFRKDGHNWRKKKDGKTVKEAHERLKAGSIDVLHCYYAHGEDDENFQRRSYWMLEEELSHIVLVHYREVKGNRTNYNRVREIGEAIPNAQESEDDAPNSEFNSNSTSKFHSYGYQVTSQITDTVSLNSAQASEYEDAESAYTQQSTSGFHTFLEIQPPVLQKAEGRPVPYYAGSTLNGYQGQFSGVPDVNFASIPQGEKDQSTTGAGLSYMPEGHLDFPSWGNVLDSRNGGYQSVNFQPSVSATQHGTINVMPGGMNDILGQALTDGLGKRQDSDAHVGGLEQWQTSEVDASSLSKCHMDQKLNLPSGRNLSTSFNEVNNAELPNSSETFSMHKSPIETDVQVDLIRADSGISAKSAFNGNLGIEGKAEYPTLRQPLLDGVLKEGLKKLDSFDRWMSRELGDVNESHIQSSSGTYWETVGNDDGLGDSNIAPQVHIDSYMMSPSIAQDQLFSIIDFSPNWAYSGSEMKVLIMGRFLKSQEELGKYKWACMFGEVEVQAEVIANGALRCLTPLHEAGRVPFYVTCSNRLACSEVREFEFRVSNVKDDDVALLTSGIIDECHLLTRFGKLLTTGSHNYQDTVPGIMDQLSTLRSKIESLVINDNNEWEGMLNLTLEEFSVDKVKDQLLVKLLKDRLYLWLRQKVAEGGKGPSMLDEGGQGVLHLAAALGYDWALSPTIAAGVSVNFRDLNGWTALHWAASFGRERTVALLISLGASPGALTDPTPKYPSGIPPAELASNNGHKGIAGYLAESTLSSHLSSLKVKDDKEGYKDDKADYNGEGSGANVVQTASERTATPIADGDLPVLSLKDSLAAVRNATQAHARIHQVFRVQSFQRKQQNEYGSSGLGISDERALSLLSAKTKRAGQRDEPVHAAATQIQNKFRSWKGRKEFLQKRQQIIKIQAHVRGHQVRKNYRSIIWSVGILEKVILRWRRKGSGLRGFKPEAPPVETSIQGSSSKEDDYDFLKEGRKQTENQLQKALARVKSMVQYPEARDQYRRLLNVVSDMQETKAVYDRALDNSDEAADFDEDLIDLDALLDDDPLM; this comes from the exons GTGGTTCGCTCTTTCTCTTTGATCGGAAGGTTTTACGTTATTTTCGAAAAGATGGCCATaattggaggaaaaagaaggatggGAAAACTGTGAAGGAAGCTCATGAAAGGCTTAAG GCAGGAAGTATTGATGTTTTACATTGTTACTATGCCCATGGAGAGGATGATGAAAATTTTCAGAGACGCAGCTATTGGATGCTTGAAGA GGAGCTCTCACACATAGTTCTTGTCCACTACCGAGAAGTAAAG GGGAACAGAACTAATTATAACCGCGTTAGAGAGATTGGAGAAGCCATTCCTAATGCCCAAGAAAGTGAAGATGATGCCCCCAATTCTGAATTTAACAGTAATTCAACCTCAAAATTCCATTCCTACGGTTATCAAGTCACTTCACAAATTACAGATACGGTTAGCCTTAACAGCGCCCAGGCCTCGGAGTATGAGGATGCTGAATCAG CATACACTCAACAGTCAACTTCTGGGTTCCACACTTTTCTTGAGATACAACCGCCTGTGTTGCAAAAGGCGGAAGGTAGGCCCGTGCCCTATTATGCAGGCTCTACCTTGA ATGGATATCAAGGACAATTTTCAGGTGTTCCTGATGTTAATTTTGCCTCCATTCCGCAAGGAGAAAAAGATCAGAGCACTACAGGTGCTGGGTTGTCATATATGCCGGAAGGACACCTTGACTTCCCATCTTGGGGCAATGTCTTGGACAGCAGGAATGGAGGATATCAGTCTGTCAATTTTCAGCCATCAGTTTCTGCAACTCAACATGGTACCATAAATGTAATGCCTGGAGGTATGAATGACATTCTTGGGCAAGCTTTAACTGATGGCTTAGGCAAGAGGCAGGACTCTGATGCCCATGTAGGTGGCTTGGAACAGTGGCAG ACTTCCGAAGTTGATGCCTCAAGCTTGTCCAAGTGTCACATGGATCAGAAGTTGAACCTGCCGTCAGGCCGTAATCTCAGTACTAGCTTTAATGAAGTTAACAACGCGGAGTTGCCAAATTCCTCCGAGACATTCAGTATGCATAAATCTCCCATAGAGACTGATGTTCAAGTAGATCTTATCAGGGCAGATAGTGGAATTTCTGCTAAATCTGCATTCAATGGGAATCTTGGCATTGAAGGAAAAGCTGAGTATCCAACCTTGAGACAACCTTTATTAGATGGTGTTCTCAAAGAAGGTCTTAAGAAGCTCGACAGCTTTGACCGTTGGATGAGCAGAGAACTTGGGGATGTGAATGAATCACATATACAATCTAGCTCTGGAACCTATTGGGAGACTGTTGGAAATGATGATGGATTAGGTGATTCTAATATAGCTCCCCAAGTACACATAGATTCATACATGATGAGCCCCTCTATTGCGCAGGACCAATTATTTAGCATCATTGATTTTTCACCAAACTGGGCATATTCTGGTTCAGAAATGAAG GTACTAATTATGGGAAGGTTCTTAAAGAGCCAAGAAGAGTTGGGAAAGTACAAATGGGCATGTATGTTTGGTGAAGTAGAAGTTCAGGCAGAGGTTATTGCAAATGGTGCTTTACGTTGCCTTACCCCTTTGCATGAAGCTGGGAGGGTGCCATTTTATGTGACATGCTCCAATAGGTTAGCATGCAGTGAAGTGCGAGAATTTGAATTTCGGGTTAGCAATGTTAAAGATGATGATGTTGCTTTGTTGACTAGTGGAATTATTGATGAATGTCATCTTCTTACGAGATTTGGAAAGTTGTTAACCACTGGATCTCATAATTACCAAGATACTGTACCTGGCATTATGGATCAACTATCCACCTTGAGAAGTAAAATTGAGTCATTGGTGATTAATGACAACAATGAATGGGAAGGGATGCTTAATCTTACTCTGGAGGAATTCTCTGTGGACAAAGTAAAGGATCAGCTTCTGGTAAAGCTTCTTAAAGACCGCCTCTATCTTTGGCTCCGCCAGAAAGTTGCTGAAGGTGGTAAAGGCCCTAGCATGTTGGATGAGGGTGGTCAAGGGGTACTGCATCTTGCTGCTGCCCTAGGTTATGATTGGGCTTTATCCCCTACAATAGCAGCAGGAGTTAGCGTCAACTTCCGAGATTTAAATGGATGGACTGCACTTCATTGGGCAGCATCTTTTGGAAG GGAGCGGACAGTGGCTTTACTTATCTCGTTAGGTGCAAGTCCAGGAGCATTAACAGATCCTACTCCTAAATATCCTTCAGGAATACCTCCTGCTGAACTTGCATCGAACAATGGCCATAAGGGGATTGCTGGTTATCTTGCCGAATCTACATTGAGCTCCCATCTCTCATCACTTAAAGTAAAGGATGATAAGGAGGGTTATAAGGATGATAAGGCGGATTATAATGGAGAAGGTTCCGGGGCAAATGTTGTACAAACAGCTTCAGAGCGAACTGCAACTCCTATTGCAGATGGTGACTTGCCTGTGCTGTCTTTGAAGGACTCGTTAGCTGCTGTCCGCAATGCAACTCAAGCTCATGCCCGCATACATCAAGTTTTTAGGGTGCAGTCATTCCAAAGAAAGCAGCAAAATGAATATGGTAGTAGCGGGCTTGGGATTTCAGATGAACGTGCTCTTTCACTTCTTTCTGCGAAAACAAAGCGGGCAGGACAACGTGATGAGCCAGTGCATGCTGCTGCAACACAAATACAGAACAAATTTCGTAGTTGGAAGGGTAGAAAAGAATTTCTTCAAAAGCGACAGCAAATTATTAAAATCCAG GCCCATgtaagaggacaccaagttagGAAGAATTACAGGAGTATAATCTGGTCAGTTGGAATTCTAGAGAAGGTAATTCTGCGCTGGAGAAGGAAAGGAAGTGGATTGCGTGGATTCAAACCAGAAGCACCTCCTGTGGAAACTAGCATACAAGGTAGCTCATCGAAAGAGGATGATTATGATTTCCTGAAAGAAGGTAGAAAGCAAACTGAGAACCAATTGCAGAAGGCTCTTGCTCGGGTTAAATCAATGGTCCAGTATCCAGAGGCAAGAGATCAATACAGGAGGCTCCTGAATGTTGTCTCAGACATGCAGGAAACCAAG GCTGTGTATGATAGGGCCCTAGATAATTCAGATGAAGCTGCTGATTTCGATGAAGACCTAATTGACCTTGATGCTTTGTTAGACGATGATCCTTTAATGTGA